One Avibacterium avium genomic window carries:
- the pxpB gene encoding 5-oxoprolinase subunit PxpB — protein MLTFSLTSERSLLCSLPPPAELPKQQRIWLVAEQMRQQPNVQEVVVGMNNFTLFYHFDTNPTALEQQVLHYWQQSEQQTATRQSRLIEIPVHYGGEFGEDLFDVAKFHHTTPEEIIRRHTAPTYTVFMMGFQPGFPYLGGLPENLHTPRREQPRTKVPAGSVGIGGSQTGVYPFTSPGGWQLLGRTEMPLFDIRQEPPVLLMAGDNVKFVAESITL, from the coding sequence ATGCTAACTTTTTCCTTAACCAGTGAACGCTCTCTCCTTTGTTCCTTACCGCCGCCAGCAGAGCTACCAAAGCAACAACGTATTTGGCTTGTTGCAGAGCAAATGCGTCAGCAGCCCAATGTGCAAGAAGTGGTGGTGGGAATGAACAATTTCACCCTGTTTTATCATTTTGACACAAATCCCACCGCACTTGAGCAACAAGTCTTACATTATTGGCAACAAAGCGAACAACAAACAGCAACACGCCAAAGTCGATTAATCGAAATCCCCGTGCATTATGGCGGTGAATTTGGCGAAGATTTATTTGATGTAGCGAAATTTCATCACACCACTCCCGAAGAAATTATCCGCCGCCACACTGCACCGACTTACACCGTTTTTATGATGGGCTTTCAACCGGGCTTTCCTTATTTAGGCGGCTTACCTGAGAATTTACACACACCAAGACGAGAACAGCCAAGAACCAAAGTTCCCGCAGGTTCAGTGGGCATTGGTGGCAGCCAAACTGGCGTTTATCCATTCACTTCCCCAGGGGGCTGGCAATTACTTGGCAGAACGGAAATGCCATTATTTGATATTCGCCAAGAGCCGCCGGTGTTGTTAATGGCTGGCGATAACGTAAAATTTGTGGCGGAGAGTATAACCCTATGA
- the pxpA gene encoding 5-oxoprolinase subunit PxpA, with protein sequence MKHVDLNVDLAEGCGNDQRLLQLVTSANVACGLHAGDFNEMRKAIRWAKENQVQVGAHPSFPDRENFGRTNMQLPDEELKACLLYQLGAIKALCEAETVPLAYVKPHGALYNQAAKDEALATLIAQTLKAFDPKLKLMGLSGSLMLQVAEQQGLGVISEVFADRHYLADGSLVPRTRPDAMVENDDEAISQVLQMVLQGTVPSVDGVEVPIKADSICLHGDGEHAISFAEKIRQALTEHNIQLKSN encoded by the coding sequence ATGAAACACGTTGATTTAAATGTGGATTTAGCAGAAGGCTGCGGTAATGATCAACGCTTATTGCAGCTTGTTACTTCAGCCAATGTCGCTTGCGGTTTACACGCAGGGGATTTCAACGAAATGCGAAAAGCCATTCGTTGGGCAAAAGAGAACCAAGTACAAGTAGGCGCACACCCAAGTTTTCCAGATCGCGAAAATTTCGGTCGAACCAATATGCAACTGCCTGATGAAGAATTGAAAGCCTGCTTGCTCTATCAACTCGGTGCAATCAAAGCCCTTTGCGAAGCGGAAACTGTGCCACTGGCTTATGTGAAACCCCACGGTGCGTTATATAACCAAGCGGCAAAAGATGAAGCGCTTGCCACCCTGATCGCACAAACCCTAAAAGCCTTTGATCCTAAACTGAAATTAATGGGCTTATCGGGCAGTTTAATGTTGCAAGTGGCGGAACAACAGGGCTTAGGGGTGATTTCAGAAGTCTTCGCCGATCGCCATTATCTTGCAGACGGCTCATTAGTGCCGCGTACTCGCCCAGATGCAATGGTAGAAAATGATGACGAAGCCATCAGCCAAGTGTTGCAAATGGTGTTACAAGGCACTGTGCCAAGCGTTGATGGCGTAGAAGTGCCAATTAAAGCCGATAGCATTTGTTTACACGGTGATGGTGAGCACGCCATTTCTTTTGCTGAAAAAATTCGTCAGGCTTTGACGGAACATAATATTCAACTGAAATCAAATTAA
- a CDS encoding biotin-dependent carboxyltransferase family protein, with amino-acid sequence MIYIENMYGFAHIQDLGRFGFRNFGIGHTGAMDGLALQAGNLLLENEPDTPAIEATLGGFSLTFDCDTPFCFTGALCEAYLDDQPIYAYWRYTAKARQRLTVKRITMGNYLYLCVAGGFSVPKVLGSCSTDLKAGFGGYQGRLLRAGDNIATGKRDSFLPTISIEPIDFTNKIHLVPSSEFDHFTAQSKQVFQSQPWRLEKNSSRMGYRFSGEQKLNLTQPLEMLSYAAPMGTVQVPPDGMPIILMADTQTTGGYPKIACVIEADLGRLAQNALESAVHFSVISHQEARERYQQNQDYLARIRRKVNETR; translated from the coding sequence ATGATTTATATTGAAAATATGTATGGCTTTGCCCATATCCAAGATTTAGGGCGTTTTGGTTTTCGTAATTTTGGCATTGGACACACCGGCGCAATGGACGGCTTAGCATTACAGGCAGGTAACCTTTTACTGGAAAATGAGCCTGATACCCCAGCCATTGAGGCAACGCTAGGCGGTTTTAGCCTAACTTTCGATTGTGATACGCCTTTTTGTTTCACCGGTGCATTATGTGAAGCCTACCTTGATGATCAGCCGATTTACGCTTATTGGCGATACACCGCAAAAGCACGCCAGCGTTTAACGGTTAAACGGATCACAATGGGGAATTACCTTTATCTTTGTGTAGCAGGTGGTTTTAGCGTGCCGAAAGTGCTAGGTTCTTGCAGCACCGATCTCAAAGCAGGATTTGGTGGTTATCAGGGGCGATTATTGCGTGCGGGAGATAATATAGCCACAGGCAAACGCGATAGTTTCCTTCCTACGATCAGCATTGAACCGATTGATTTTACCAATAAAATTCATCTCGTGCCGTCCTCCGAATTTGACCATTTCACCGCACAAAGTAAGCAAGTTTTCCAAAGCCAGCCTTGGCGATTAGAAAAAAATAGCAGTCGAATGGGCTATCGTTTCAGTGGAGAGCAAAAACTCAATCTCACTCAGCCACTGGAAATGCTTTCTTACGCCGCTCCAATGGGAACCGTGCAAGTGCCACCAGACGGAATGCCGATTATTTTAATGGCGGACACGCAAACTACGGGCGGTTATCCCAAAATAGCTTGTGTGATCGAAGCGGATCTCGGGCGTTTAGCACAAAATGCGTTAGAAAGTGCGGTGCATTTTTCCGTGATTTCTCATCAGGAAGCACGTGAACGTTATCAACAAAACCAAGATTATTTAGCTCGCATAAGGAGAAAAGTAAATGAAACACGTTGA